The Fundidesulfovibrio soli DNA segment GGCGGTGGAGCCCCGCGCCCCGAAGCCGGGCGACTGGGGCGTGTTCGAGCGCCTGGAGGACGCGGTGGCCGCGGCCGAGGCGGCCCACCTGCGCCTGGATTCCCTGGCCCTGCGCGAGCGCGTGGTGCTGGCCGTGCGCCGCGCCGCCCGCTCCAACGCGCGGCGCCTGGCGGAGATGGCCGTGGACGAGACCGGCATGGGCCGCATCGAGGACAAGGTCAAAAAGAACCTCCTGGTGGCTGACCGCACCCCCGGCCCCGAGATCCTCTCGCCCAGCGCCATCACCGGAGACATGGGCCTGACCCTGGTGGAGAACGCGGCCTGGGGCGTGATCGCCTCGGTGACGCCCTCCACCAACCCGGCGGCCACCGTCATCAACAACTCCATCAGCATGATCTCGGGCGGCAACGCCGTGGTCTTCGCCCCGCATCCCGGAGCCAAGCGCACCACGCAGGAGGCCATCCGGATACTCAACCGGGCCGTGCACGAGGAAACCGGGATCGACAACCTGATGACCTGCGTCAAGGAGCCCACCATCGACGCCGCGCGCCAGCTGTTCACCTGGCCGGGCATCGACCTGCTGGTGGTCACCGGGGGCGAGGCCGTGGTCGAGGCGGCCCGCAAGACCACCAACAAGCGCCTGATCGCCGCCGGGGCGGGCAACCCCCCCGTAGTGGTGGACGAGACGGCGGACCTGGCCCGCGCGGCAAGGGGCATCTACGACGGGGCCTCCTTCGACAACAACATCGTCTGCGCCGACGAGAAGGAGATCATCGTGGTGGAGGCCGTGGCCGAGGCCCTCAAGCGCGAGCTGGCGGGCGTGGGCGCGGTGGAGATCAGCCGGGAGCAGGCCGAGGC contains these protein-coding regions:
- a CDS encoding aldehyde dehydrogenase family protein; translation: MRSEEIERIVDEVLRQLGRTAAAVEPRAPKPGDWGVFERLEDAVAAAEAAHLRLDSLALRERVVLAVRRAARSNARRLAEMAVDETGMGRIEDKVKKNLLVADRTPGPEILSPSAITGDMGLTLVENAAWGVIASVTPSTNPAATVINNSISMISGGNAVVFAPHPGAKRTTQEAIRILNRAVHEETGIDNLMTCVKEPTIDAARQLFTWPGIDLLVVTGGEAVVEAARKTTNKRLIAAGAGNPPVVVDETADLARAARGIYDGASFDNNIVCADEKEIIVVEAVAEALKRELAGVGAVEISREQAEAVARAVMLDYPGPKCRPNPKWVGRDAAELARAGGFSVPDSCRLLFVDVGREVDHVFARVEQMMPLLPLLRARDFAEAMEWSVLLERGLRHTAGLYSRDIEHMDALARRMNTSLFVKNGPHVAGLGAGGEGWTSMTISTPTGEGVTNARTFVRLRRCTLVGSFRIV